The proteins below come from a single Onychomys torridus chromosome 18, mOncTor1.1, whole genome shotgun sequence genomic window:
- the Tmem217 gene encoding transmembrane protein 217, with translation MKQQRWYWMSAKTGTVLSGVFSIMATHMHLIFERRHLGVSNCTDIHHGQGINMVGHFFVCWSLRIVILLSIVTMAVSCFLLYSVYAQIYGGLMSYTIWIFTYESITLAIQILTDELSVALVRAMRWFGWVTRASLHSFCLYFVVSHAQIIYQSKKQGNILSYHRRVSMGSRDTTRRKSKILNFIPHYND, from the coding sequence ATGAAGCAGCAGAGATGGTACTGGATGTCGGCGAAGACGGGTACAGTGCTGTCAGGGGTCTTTTCCATCATGGCCACCCACATGCACCTCATCTTTGAAAGGAGGCACCTCGGGGTCAGCAACTGCACGGACATCCACCACGGTCAGGGTATCAACATGGTGGGACACTTCTTCGTCTGCTGGAGCTTAAGAATCGTCATCTTACTGTCCATCGTCACCATGGCCGTCAGCTGCTTCCTACTGTATTCCGTGTACGCCCAGATTTACGGGGGTCTCATGAGCTACACCATCTGGATCTTCACCTATGAGTCCATCACCCTGGCCATCCAGATCCTCACCGACGAGCTGAGCGTGGCTCTGGTCAGGGCCATGCGCTGGTTCGGTTGGGTGACCCGTGCATCCCTGCACAGCTTCTGTTTGTACTTCGTTGTCTCCCATGCCCAGATCATCTACCAGAGCAAAAAACAGGGCAACATACTCTCTTACCACAGGCGGGTCTCGATGGGGAGCAGAGACACAACACGTCGGAAATCAAAGATTCTCAATTTCATCCCCCACTACAATGATTAA